From a region of the Dunckerocampus dactyliophorus isolate RoL2022-P2 chromosome 20, RoL_Ddac_1.1, whole genome shotgun sequence genome:
- the LOC129172948 gene encoding uncharacterized protein LOC129172948 isoform X6, with product MLGFSWMPSKDLAINRDRRRMTNLSGEIQMLNLPEKLFALYKTYSYTKVMYSLSEYDKLPKLLEDAERKRVTIQKYHADGQRKYPLLGMQHLIECTCKETERTYYLCTLCKRTLAARTVIKHVLSFDHLYCYFNAWYPCILKSKHCYTRYSHKFVSMMLSLAKEAEKHHGAANMKRLSLEPGVFASVNFSCYSAALNKLEAITKENEGSSLKTCLHPAGQLVPTEAQMAWNQGYSLMPSWKNTNQNPPDTSQNKPPKTLLEVKPGVADEGHIEKASAISVKTEGHNEKPKSCHIPAKATTELTKDVQMIASQGGDRKRLSVIRETDVIDNDMAHKRQRLDSKDAPCEEMLNTATAAMEEEESKMVISEVSEPNRWHEIAHKRQRLDSKENTLCEGTLKMGTVAIKEEERKTLISEVSDPHMGHGAQQRTKQENTLKIEPQEAHLTLCPSRTNVKVESTRSTKVTLLTKTTTSKLPTPALTTNFQKRPTSITQLTVGAHKHRERDSVSVIKSEIANTKSLVPATFSKSIASTTNTAADNTVCAVTSSHFTATTIKSMIVVATAIKPTALTTSCSASTKSRRTTATSSSASAISTTTTLPAACIATASRVAATTTRSTESAGRCGKKSCRVTASTSSATSATSKYTAPTSSRCISAVATTSTAITVKPTVSSVAYDVATSKFSIIPTKSTATNTSVAAVSPKFTPATTKSTAYASANSKHTANATNTKPTSKLAAATNRSTTPTTSCPTKSAKVTATTCNVIATTKSTLPTTSCITTASPAATTPSAMTTTKCATTYNSTVPASTTKSTAHIDSCTPASSSSDSKVPSTVSPSQHQKAPEGRTGAEAISNEALPVLRRSSTDMHEVTGGTAQTARRSLDNSSHTRVTLVTTAVGGKNAKDSAKKVHVKDTRESNADAERCIQKSNPSARHASTAKSSQSKVKPTRSVPKIVMKGSSPTALCATSDWNGLVTHWKTFTSITMWCVHPQKYAIFKSKCYQNNVQCFNFPNKKSRFPEVNDEQLADINLEKFVTFMSMAEKCLGLRSIQTIDVTNEQYNELSDLPEAKALHRLETVFGVPSSSGNGTSLALRQRVLTSPSQDVSSPEYDTLQDKFEAITEADTSQLAAALDIEAEHTSVAVPLADPEPTGETESIVEMDTSEPKQQQEIVNCGFKNTKATPEGSNDQSTSVLMGPDRSPASVTREQWKLEGSNGQSPSVLLGPDPHHASVATEQQNLEAANEQSPSLLLALDQPPASVTREQNLEVYNGKSPSLLMRLDPHPPSVTTKPCNPVGSCQNAERWSSLPIAPIDPECNQGRSASQVHPLSGKSSNLRTFLWVKGLYSPLVKEGLYSPPIVGLASVYECRGGSGDSLYLCNSCSQKLMVRDICQHVVGPDHQVNYMLRAYPQYMDRFWGDINLQPEMKMELLEAVAGAVSLQERAKGMDAQVCFLVPDVYNYVCTAPFNEALDVLQNGQKQSFVCQPVITLQQKQAGQKSKEQIGHLYVNGVDSVEPSFSEASMSLSLQDNHRSSISSPISKTTPVCQVQEELMSSEPTSLGPSRFISKPPLTFKMQDKFGSPGLISKTPPSFQVTEDLVPLESTCPVTVGAISKTPLSFQVKDDLLSECSSGVSTGRSGKKPPICHVKDELRLQQSGPPSTYAPISKTPPGSQQVKEERVLIECRSHVSISKTLPQAQLKSELVLTEPAVNGDPGNLLKTQPHAQVKDEMLLDYRSPATTGPVPKMPSSSRDKDELALLECKSPANTVLFSKTPPRVQMKSELTASACRVTPLVEKQSSSDPPITVGSTIRQDEYLPTKKRKTLKSLGELIRIYSNTNRIDDPQQSKCTRNSIVNPSDDRTPSDQEVSMVEILNLGTKTDSKKQIAAVPAKLSVAPTKTWCSKSVQSVSSSAEDRRGLDSMSCKIESDLSPTPVSGNNGSPQVHTFIPENPLFILTEDKSTGTDNPNDSALLGGFQHKNLLDDVKPNQNLAQLPQPQGSKGGTEGFLHQSTVWANDMGTESNHQLIAVAAGPTSTGTDNPGDLALLGDFENKNLLGNASVKTNQNLAQLPQPQGSTDGTGGFLHQSIVWANGMGAESNHQLIGATAGPTKTQLPDLGGFDFSCTTNAYIAPTGYPVPDNNNVSTGYPVPNYNASYVSVNGNEGSRGLYAVQGSHLNDPLATRWMNLQIQQWMQQQQQYSTWARPVQTTQNVTNGATYFCAVPAVYSNYSLVLRDMNVHGNLGSSQYNFLTMAQSSKKD from the exons ATGCTTGGATTCTCCTGGATGCCCAGCAAAGACTTAGCGATCAATCGAGATAGGCGACGAATGACAAACCTGTCAGGAGAGATCcag ATGTTGAATTTGCCTGAAAAGCTGTTTGCGCTGTACAAAACATATAGCTACACTAAAG TGATGTACTCTCTCAGTGAATATGACAAGCTTCCCAAGCTACTGGAAG ATGCTGAACGAAAGAGAGTAACGATACAAAAGTACCATGCAGATGGCCAAAGGAAGTATCCACTTCTTG GCATGCAACACCTTATCGAATGCACGTGCAAGGAGACTGAGAGGACGTACTACCTTTGCACCCTCTGCAAACGGACGCTCGCTGCCCGCACTGTCATCAAACACGTCCTGAGCTTTGACCACCTCTACTGTTACTTT AATGCCTGGTACCCCTGCATCTTGAAGTCTAAGCACTGTTACACCAGGTACTCGCACAAATTTGTGTCCATGATGCTCAGTTTGGCAAAGGAGGCGGAGAAACATCATGGAGCTGCAAACATGAAG CGACTGAGTCTGGAGCCTGGTGTCTTCGCATCAGTCAATTTCTCCTGTTATAGTGCCG cTTTGAACAAACTGGAGGCCATCACAAAGGAAAATGAGGGGAGCAGCTTGAAAACCTGCCTCCACCCTGCGGGCCAACTAG TCCCGACAGAAGCCCAGATGGCATGGAACCAAGGGTACAGCTTGATGCCCTCTTGGAAGAATACCAATCAAAATCCTCCAGACACTAGTCAGAACAAGCCGCcaaaaacgttgttggaggttaaGCCTGGCGTAGCCGATgaaggccacattgaaaaagcgTCAGCGATTTCTGTTAAGACAGAAGGGCATAATGAGAAGCCAAAAAGCTGTCACATACCGGCTAAAGCAACGACAGAACTGACCAAAGATGTCCAGATGATCGCAAGCCAAGGCGGTGACCGAAAGAGGCTGAGTGTCATCCGGGAGACAGATGTGATTGACAATGACATGGCCCATAAGAGACAGCGCCTTGACTCCAAGGACGCACCATGTGAAGAAATGTTGAATACGGCGACTGCAGCCATGGAGGAGGAAGAATCAAAAATGGTGATCAGTGAAG TCTCTGAACCAAATAGGTGGCATGAAATAGCCCATAAGAGACAACGACTCGACTCCAAAGAGAACACACTATGTGAAGGAACGCTGAAAATGGGGACCGTGGCTATCAAGGAGGAAGAACGGAAAACGCTGATTAGTGAAG TCTCTGACCCGCATATGGGACATGGAGCTCAGCAGCGTACTAAGCAGGAAAATACCCTGAAGATTGAGCCCCAAGAAGCCCACCTGACTCTTTGTCCCAGCAGAACAAACGTCAAAGTCGAAAGCACACGCAGCACCAAAGTGACCCTGTTGACCAAAACGACTACTTCCAAATTGCCAACACCTGCGTTGACTACAAATTTCCAAAAACGTCCGACCAGCATTACTCAATTGACTGTAGGCGCCCACAAACACAGAGAACGTGACTCCGTTAGCGTTATAAAAAGTGAAATCGCAAACACCAAGTCTTTAGTACCTGCAACCTTCTCAAAATCTATTGCAAGCACCACCAATACCGCTGCAGACAACACCGTCTGTGCTGTAACAAGCTCTCATTTTACCGCAACAACCATAAAGTCGATGATTGTTGTGGCAACTGCCATCAAGCCAACTGCACTTACCACCAGTTGTAGTGCCTCCACAAAATCCAGGAGGACGACAGCAACCAGCTCCAGTGCATCTGCTATCAGCACGACAACAACCCTTCCGGCTGCCTGCATTGCAACAGCCTCTAGAGTTGCTGCAACCACCACCAGATCAACAGAGTCTGCCGGCAGGTGTGGTAAGAAATCCTGTCGAGTTACAGCGAGCACCTCAAGTGCAACATCAGCCACCTCCAAGTACACAGCACCGACCAGCAGCAGATGTATCTCTGCTGTTGCAACAACTTCGACTGCAATCACTGTCAAGCCCACAGTATCTTCTGTGGCCTACGATGTGGCAACGTCTAAATTTTCCATCATTCCCACAAAGTCCACAGCAACAAACACCAGTGTTGCTGCAGTAAGCCCTAAATTTACTCCAGCCACTACCAAGTCCACAGCGTATGCTTCAGCAAACTCTAAACATACTGCAAATGCCACTAATACCAAGCCTACATCTAAACTTGCTGCGGCCACCAATAGATCTACAACACCTACCACCAGTTGTCCTACAAAATCAGCTAAAGTGACAGCAACCACCTGCAATGTAATTGCAACCACAAAGTCTACACTACCTACCACCAGTTGTATTACAACAGCCTCTCCAGCAGCAACAACCCCCAGTGCAATGACAACCACCAAGTGTGCAACAACCTATAATAGTACTGTACCGGCAAGCACCACCAAATCCACAGCGCATATCGACAGTTGCACTCCAGCAAGCTCCAGCTCAGACTCTAAAGTGCCGTCCACAGTGTCTCCATCACAACACCAGAAAGCACCAGAAGGCAGAACAGGAGCAGAGGCCATATCAAATGAAGCGTTACCCGTCCTTCGTAGATCGTCCACGGACATGCATGAAGTCACTGGCGGAACTGCACAGACTGCAAGGAGAAGTTTGGACAACTCCTCACACACTAGGGTCACGCTTGTAACGACTGCAGTTGGAGGCAAAAATGCAAAGGACTCTGCAAAGAAAGTACATGTGAAGGATACCAGGGAGTCAAATGCGGATGCAGAACGATGTATCCAGAAGAGTAACCCTTCTGCTAGACATGCAAGCACAGCCAAATCATCACAAAGCAAGGTGAAGCCAACTAGAAGTGTTCCTAAAATTG TAATGAAAGGAAGCAGTCCTACTGCACTTTGTGCCACATCCGATTGGAACGGTCTAGTCACACACTGGAAAACGTTCACCAGTATAACTATGTGGTGTGTACATCCTCAGAAGTATGCCATATTCAAGTCGAAGTGCTATCAGAACAATGTTCagtgttttaattttccaaacaagAAATCAAGGTTCCCAGAGGTGAATGATGAGCAGCTGGCGGACATCAACCTGGAGAAGTTTGTAACCTTCATGTCTATGGCAGAGAAATGTTTAGGTCTTCGGTCCATCCAG ACAATAGACGTGACAAACGAACAGTACAATGAGCTGTCTGATCTTCCGGAAGCCAAAG CTTTACACAGATTAGAGACTGTCTTTGGAGTGCCATCATCCTCCGGTAATGGCACTTCACTGGCTTTAAGACAACGGGTTTTGACTAGCCCCTCACAGGATGTTTCAAGCCCAGAATATG ACACTCTACAGGACAAGTTTGAGGCCATTACAGAGGCTGACACTTCCCAACTTGCTG CAGCATTAGACATAGAAGCTGAACACACCAGTGTTGCTGTTCCACTCGCTGACCCGGAACCTACTGGAGAAACTGAATCGATAGTGGAAATGGACACATCTGAGCCCAAACAGCAGCAGGAAATTGTCAATTGCGGTTTTAAGAATACCAAGGCGACTCCGGAAGGGTCTAATGACCAGTCAACATCTGTATTGATGGGACCAGATCGATCTCCTGCTTCAGTGACCAGAGAACAGTGGAAACTGGAAGGCTCTAATGGGCAGTCACCATCAGTGTTGCTGGGACCAGATCCACATCATGCTTCAGTTGCCACAGAGCAGCAGAATCTGGAAGCCGCTAATGAGCAGTCACCATCATTGTTGCTGGCACTGGATCAGCCTCCTGCTTCAGTGACCAGAGAACAGAATCTGGAAGTCTATAATGGAAAGTCACCATCATTGTTGATGCGACTGGACCCACATCCTCCTTCAGTGACAACAAAACCGTGTAATCCAGTTGGAAGCTGCCAAAATGCTGAAAGATGGTCCAGTCTGCCTATAGCACCGATAGACCCTGAATGTAACCAGGGTCGCAGTGCCTCTCAAGTGCACCCTCTTTCAG GCAAATCAAGTAATTTGCGAACGTTCTTGTGGGTGAAGGGACTGTACAGCCCGCTGGTGAAGGAAGGATTGTACAGCCCGCCAATCGTAG GTCTGGCGTCAGTGTACGAGTGTCGTGGTGGGTCTGGCGATTCACTCTACTTGTGCAACAGCTGTAGTCAGAAACTCATGGTCAGGGACATTTGCCAGCATGTGGTTGGCCCAGACCACCAGGTGAACTACATG CTAAGAGCATATCCACAGTATATGGATAGATTTTGGGGTGACATTAATCTGCAACCAGAGATGAAAATGGAACTCTTAGAGGCCGTTGCTGGAGCGGTCTCCCTGCAAGAGCGTGCTAAGGGGATGGATGCACAG GTGTGTTTTCTCGTTCCAGACGTGTATAACTATGTTTGTACAGCACCGTTCAATGAAG CTCTTGACGTGCTGCAAAACGGACAGAAGCAGAGTTTCGTCTGTCAGCCCGTCATCACATTGCAACAAAAGC AAGCAGGCCAGAAATCAAAAGAACAGATTGGACATTTGTATGTGAATGGCGTTGACTCTGTTGAGCCTTCATTCTCTGAAGCTAGCATGTCCCTCAGTCTACAAGACAACCACAGAAGCTCCATTTCAAGTCCTATCTCCAAGACAACACCTGTCTGTCAAGTACAAGAGGAACTGATGTCCTCAGAGCCCACATCACTGGGACCCTCTCGTTTTATTTCCAAGCCACCCCTTACTTTTAAAATGCAGGATAAATTTGGATCTCCTGGTCTCATATCCAAGACGCCACCTAGCTTTCAAGTGACAGAAGATCTGGTACCCTTAGAGTCCACATGTCCTGTAACTGTTGGTGCTATCTCCAAGACGCCGCTTAGTTTTCAAGTGAAAGATGACCTGTTATCAGAGTGCAGCTCAGGTGTGTCTACCGGTCGTTCGGGGAAAAAGCCACCAATTTGTCACGTGAAAGATGAACTGAGGCTGCAGCAATCTGGACCCCCTTCAACGTATGCACCTATCTCAAAGACACCGCCTGGTTCTCAACAAGTTAAAGAGGAACGGGTACTCATAGAGTGCAGATCACATGTAAGCATCTCCAAGACACTGCCTCAGGCTCAACTGAAAAGTGAACTGGTACTCACAGAACCAGCAGTTAATGGAGATCCTGGCAATCTCTTGAAAACACAGCCTCATGCTCAAGTGAAAGATGAAATGCTCTTAGATTACAGATCGCCTGCAACTACTGGTCCCGTGCCCAAGATGCCGTCTAGTTCTCGAGATAAAGATGAACTGGCACTCTTGGAGTGCAAATCTCCTGCAAATACTGTTCTCTTTTCCAAGACACCTCCAAGAGTACAAATGAAAAGTGAATTGACTGCCTCAGCATGCAGAGTCACTCCCCTCGTTGAGAAACAGTCTAGCTCAGACCCTCCCATAACTGTCGGTTCAACGATTCGCCAAGATGAATACCTTCCTACCAAGAAGAGAAAAACTCTTAAGTCTCTAGGTGAACTCATTAGAATTTATTCCAATACGAACAGAATTGATGATCCTCAGCAATCCAAATGCACACGCAACTCCATTGTTAATCCTTCGGATGATCGTACTCCTAGTGACCAAGAGGTCTCTATGGTAGAAATCCTAAACTTGGGCACAAAAACTGATTCAAAGAAACAAATTGCTGCCGTCCCTGCCAAACTTTCTGTTGCTCCAACAAAGACATGGTGCTCAAAGTCTGTGCAGTCTGTCTCCTCCAGTGCTGAAGATAGAAGGGGATTGGACTCGATGAGTTGTAAGATTGAAAGTGACCTGTCCCCAACACCTGTGTCTGGCAACAACGGCTCTCCGCAGGTGCATACCTTCATACCAGAAAACCCTTTGTTTATTTTGACGGAAGACAAGTCAACGGGCACGGACAACCCCAATGACTCCGCCTTGCTGGGAGGTTTTCAGCACAAAAACCTGCTGGATGATGTAAAACCCAACCAAAATCTTGCTCAGTTACCACAGCCTCAAGGCAGCAAAGGTGGCACAGAAGGTTTTCTGCATCAAAGCACAGTTTGGGCAAACGATATGGGTACTGAGTCAAACCATCAGCTCATTGCTGTGGCAGCAGGTCCTACGTCAACTGGCACAGACAACCCCGGTGACCTTGCTTTGCTTGGAGATTTTGAGAACAAAAACCTGCTGGGTAATGCTTCTGTGAAAACCAACCAAAATCTTGCTCAGTTACCGCAGCCTCAAGGCAGCACAGACGGCACAGGAGGTTTTCTGCATCAAAGCATAGTTTGGGCGAACGGTATGGGTGCTGAGTCAAACCATCAGCTCATTGGAGCTACAGCAGGTCCTACTAAGACTCAGCTGCCAGACCTAGGTGGTTTTGATTTCAGTTGTACCACAAATGCTTACATTGCACCTACAGGTTACCCTGTGCCTGATAATAACAATGTATCCACAGGTTACCCTGTGCCTAATTATAATGCGTCATATGTGAGCGTCAATGGAAATGAAGGCTCAAGGGGACTATATGCGGTCCAAGGCAGCCACTTAAACGACCCGCTGGCAACAAGGTGGATGAACCTACAAATACAGCAGtggatgcagcagcagcagcagtactcTACATGGGCAAGGCCAGTGCAGACCACTCAAAACGTCACCAATGGCGCCACCTACTTCTGTGCTGTTCCTGCAGTGTACTCCAACTATTCCCTGGTGCTGAGAGACATGAACGTGCACGGCAACTTGGGTTCATCACAGTATAACTTTTTGACAATGGCACAGTCCTCTAAAAAGGACTGA